The following proteins are co-located in the Larimichthys crocea isolate SSNF chromosome XXIV, L_crocea_2.0, whole genome shotgun sequence genome:
- the rnf144aa gene encoding putative E3 ubiquitin-protein ligase RNF144A-A yields MTTARYRPTWELAVDPLVSCKLCLGEFPLEQMTTITQCQCVFCTLCLKQYVELLIKEGLETAISCPDSACPKRGHLQENEIECMVATEMMQRYKKLQFEREVLLDPCRTWCPSSTCQAVCQLKEADSPALPQLVQCAVCALEFCSACKANWHPGQACQENNLPITSFLPGENSSFYKNEEDDAPIKRCPKCKVYIERDEGCAQMMCKNCKHAFCWYCLESLDDDFLLIHYDKGPCRNKLGHSRASVIWHRTQVVGIFAGFGLLLLVASPFLLLATPIVLCCKCKCSKGDDDPLPT; encoded by the exons ATGACCACGGCACGGTACCGTCCCACCTGGGAGCTGGCCGTGGACCCCCTGGTCTCGTGTAAGCTGTGCCTTGGAGAGTTCCCTCTGGAGCAGATGACCACCATCACACAGTGCCAATGTGTCTTCTGTACACTG tgCCTGAAGCAGTATGTGGAACTCCTGATTAAAGAAGGCCTCGAAACTGCAATTAGCTGTCCAGACTCTGCCTGTCCCAAAAGAGGACACTTGCAGGAAAACGAG aTTGAGTGCATGGTGGCCACGGAGATGATGCAGAGATACAAGAAGCTTCAGTTTGAAAGGG AGGTGCTGCTGGACCCATGCCGGACGTGGTGCCCTTCCTCGACCTGCCAGGCCGTGTGCCAACTAAAGGAAGCAGATTCTCCAGCGCTGCCCCAGCTGGTCCAGTGCGCCGTCTGTGCCCTCGAGTTCTGCTCGGCCTGCAAGGCCAACTGGCACCCCGGTCAGGCCTGCCAGGAGAACAACCTGCCCATTACCTCCTTCCTACCAGGAGAAAACAG CTCTTTCTATAAGAACGAAGAGGATGACGCACCAATCAAGCGCTGTCCTAAGTGTAAAGTTTACATCGAGAGGGACGAGGGCTGTGCGCAGATGATGTGCAAGAACTGCAAACACGCCTTCTGCTGGTACTGCCTGGAGTCCCTGGAT gatGACTTTCTCCTGATCCACTATGACAAAGGGCCCTGTCGAAACAAACTGGGCCACTCCAGGGCGTCCGTTATCTGGCACAGAACACAG GTCGTGGGGATCTTTGCTGGCTTCGGTCTGCTCCTGCTGGTTgcctcccccttcctccttctGGCCACTCCCATCGTCCTCTGCTGCAAATGCAAGTGCAGCAAAGGCGACGACGACCCATTGCCAACCTAA